The sequence CTGAATTGATCTCAAGTCTATTTCCCATGTCGTAGTGCTCTTCAATATCGTCTATTTCCAGTGGTGGTCAACCATGAAAGCCAATGATTGTTGACGACGTGTATGTGGTTACAAGACACATTTGGGCACTCCCATGAATCCAATGTACTCACGTTGACCGTTTCCCCACCGAGCTCACGAATCAGACAGCGATCCGAAGACGGATCCTTCCCACCCCATCAGGCTGAGCCTCGCAAGTCGCACACCCCGTGCGGCGAGCGCACACGGGCGCACGCAGCGGCCGAACGGGAGCGCAAGCATCGAACGAACGGAagaagcccccccccccccccccccccccccaaccaaAGGATAGCCGCGAGCCTTCGTTACTGTCACGTTGGTAGATCACCCCAAGCTCTCACCAAGTACTTCCAGCGGGCGAGAGTAAAGGGGGGTGGCGAGGGGGGGTGCAAAACGAAAGATAGCAAGCCCGCTCTATCGATCGACCGACCGATCCCAATTCAAGTCGCTGAGAGAAAGGACAAGGGAAGGAAGAGACGAAGCGAGGGAGGTCGAATTGGATAGCTCCCGATCGAAGCGCTCTCCGAGCTCCGCGGGGTTAGTTCAACTCATTCCCCTCTTCTCCATTCCCCGTCTCCTTGTCGATATggattctcttcttctttttcgttGCCGCGCTTTGGTTCAACTGAGATTCCTTTGAGATCCGGTTGGCTCAGCTTTGGACTCTGCCATCGCAGACCGCAGAGCGGATCGCCGCCCGCTTCCGTCCCAGAATTGCGGCGTTTGACGAGAGTTTTCTTGAGCTACAATGTGCTGAGGTGGGTTTTCATTTTGGTTGTTTCTCGTTGTCTTAGGGTTTTCGATCTCCGTCTCTGAGAATTGCGTCTGCGAGTTAGCGTCTTTGGACGGGTTTTCAACTCGGAGTCTCCGTGTTGAGGGCGCCTTCTTGATCTCGCCTTGCTTTAGGGTTTTCCCGGTGGGAGATGATGTTCGCGCCTGCATTGCTCCCTCTCAGGCGGTCGGCATTGAGGATATGTTCAATTCTCTGTAAAAGAAGGTGCAAACCCTAATCTTGACTGAAACCCAAGATATAGAATAGGATCAGCGGAAGAAGAGGTTAAATTCTTGGTGGTTGTCAATATGGACACTGTTCACTGAGAGATGCAGCcgttgccactgccgcagctttcGCCACAACCGTCATACTCTCGGACCAACCTCAATGACCTCAAGTCACAGATAGCAAAGCGATTAGGCACGGAGCGAGCACAGCGCTACTTCATCTATCTGAATGGGTTGTTATCACAGAAGATGAGCAAGCTCGAGTTCAACAGGCTTTGCCTTCCGACTCTGGGCCGTGAGAATCTCCCCTTGCACAACCAACTCATCCGATTGATCCTTGAAAATGCCTGTCGAGCTAAAGTTCCACCACCAGTCAATCAGGAGAAGGGTGTGCAGAAGCGGGTTGTAGATGTGCTGAAGAGAACCCCTCAGATCGATGATGGATTCAATTCATTACGTGCCCCGATTACATCGTTGCCCAGCTCATCAAATGGCCGGCATGCCAAAGATTATGCAGGCCATCTCGGACCAAATGGGAGAGCAGAGATTGCTTCCTATAAGTTTGTGGCACCTTACGATGAGATTGTCAGCAGGGAGAATGGTGACTTCATTCCATCTGGATCAAGGAGGCTGCAGCATCAGCAAGTTGGTCCTGCAGAGCGACAGGCAAAGAGACCACGGTTGGATAACCCATCACTGCATTACCAGGGTTCTGTGAATGACAAGGGGTTGGTTGAAGTAGCAACTGTGGACGATCTGGATAGACTGGACCACTTGGACTCCTGCAGAGGATCTCTTCGGGCCCCACTTGGCATTCCATTTTGTTCTGTGAGCACTGGTGGGGCAAGAAGCCGTCCACTGTCAACAGCCGGTGCTAGCAGTGGTGGGTTCGGTAGCATCTATGGTCGTGGTGAACTGTTCCATACTGAGATTTTGAAGAAACGGATGGAGCAAATAACTGAAGCACAGGGATTGGGAGGAGTATCTATGGATTGTGCCAAACTACTAAATAATAGTTTGGATGCTTATTTGAAGCTGCTGATTAGGTCATGTGTTGAGCTAGTTGGAGCAAGAACTGGAAATGGACTAACAAAAAGGCCAGTCTCCAGATTGCAGCTATATAGGAATTCTATTGTTGATAGTTTTGTTGGAAACAATATCAAAATGCAAATTGTAGGTGGACCTTCAGAAGGCACACATGAACTGAAAAACAGCTGTTTGATATCTATGCAGGATTTTAGGGTAGCGATGGAGCTAAATCCACAACAACTTGGAGAGGACTGGCCCTTGCTACTTGAGAAAATATGTATTCGTTCATGTGAAGAATAAGACAAGCCCAGTTAAAGtttttggtttgtgaaaattgTTGGTAGCTGGATTGCTCCGGTGACTGAGAGCTAAAGGTGTCTATGTGGGCATTAAAACTTCTCAGCTTTAGGATACACTTTGGCAGGTTTTGTGGGATCAGAACAAAGAAATCCCATTAGATCCAGGTAAGGAGCAAATGCTCAAACAGCGACATATTTGTTTGACTCATCCTGTCGAAAGAAAAAGAGAATCCCAGTTTGACTCACTTGTTGTATATTTAGCGTTTATGAAGGGTGTCTCCAATGGTACCACGAATCTCAAGCATAATTGTAACTCCGAACATGGAGGACCCAAAGGCAGTTTTGCAGGAATTTCATTTGTAACTTCTGTAAGTTCGGAGGTAGCAGTGTGTGTATTATCAATTGGCAGAATGCTTGGTTGATTTACAAGTGTCATTTCATGAAtgttttcatttaaaaaaaaaaatgtatttctTACCATTTGGCAATTAAATAGGTGAAgtctgactttttttttttaatgttgctTATTGTGGTTCTATTTTATAaggagatgacattctcatgtagTTTTTACATAACACAGAAGATTGAGGAATTAGTATAATGGGGCTTGTTGAAAAACATATCATGCACCAAATGGAGAAATTGGAGTTAACACACAGCAAAATCAGATGTCATTTCTATCTCATCCACTTAAATCCTGTAAACAGTGTTTCTTTTATGTAGTATAGCATTGTGAGGGATTAAAAAAGTGGGGCTCATTAAAAATGGATTCAGGCACTGGAGCATCTGAGGTAGCACACAACAAAAACAGATGTGATTAGTGTGCATATCATTGTGCGATGCTGTGTGAGCTACAAACTGACTACTAATTTTTCTGTTATTTCTGCTTACAGTTTATTTTTTAGAAGAGAGTCTGAGGTATTCTGCCTTGATTTAGCAGGTATGTTTGTCTACATTTTGTACCTTTCTCATCTCTTTGTTTCACCTTGTCTACAGATTTCCTCCCAACACTAAGGGATTGTGTTTTGTCGGTATGTCCTGTTGCGATGTGTGAGATAGGTTAGGGAACTCCAGTAATGTTACTGAAAATTCTTATGTGAAAACTAGGAAATGGTTATAATAAAACATTGATTTGTCTCTTATTTTATGTCGTTTTTTCCTTGAGACAATTTTCAAACAGCAACTTGCACTATCACTGAATACCTAACTGTTTGTATTGTCCAATAAGAAAGGAAACAGTCTCCTAGCCTATATTTTCTCCTGTACAAATAACTGACTACCTCCTAATGTCAGCTTATTTGTGTTGTCAGTAcaaggagagagagaaaaagggggGCAAAACTTGATCTCACTTGGAGCTGCTAAGTTAGATTTTTTTTCctgtatttattattcttatgatCATTATCAGTACTCTGACCTTTCGCTTTCTTTTATCTCTATGCTACTGATGTGAATCACATTATAGTGAATTGCTCTGGTTATTGGTATCACAAATTTGCATCTTCTTTATGACAGTAATAGTTTTTT comes from Musa acuminata AAA Group cultivar baxijiao chromosome BXJ3-3, Cavendish_Baxijiao_AAA, whole genome shotgun sequence and encodes:
- the LOC103976882 gene encoding uncharacterized protein LOC103976882 isoform X1, which produces MQPLPLPQLSPQPSYSRTNLNDLKSQIAKRLGTERAQRYFIYLNGLLSQKMSKLEFNRLCLPTLGRENLPLHNQLIRLILENACRAKVPPPVNQEKGVQKRVVDVLKRTPQIDDGFNSLRAPITSLPSSSNGRHAKDYAGHLGPNGRAEIASYKFVAPYDEIVSRENGDFIPSGSRRLQHQQVGPAERQAKRPRLDNPSLHYQGSVNDKGLVEVATVDDLDRLDHLDSCRGSLRAPLGIPFCSVSTGGARSRPLSTAGASSGGFGSIYGRGELFHTEILKKRMEQITEAQGLGGVSMDCAKLLNNSLDAYLKLLIRSCVELVGARTGNGLTKRPVSRLQLYRNSIVDSFVGNNIKMQIVGGPSEGTHELKNSCLISMQDFRVAMELNPQQLGEDWPLLLEKICIRSCEE
- the LOC103976882 gene encoding uncharacterized protein LOC103976882 isoform X2; the protein is MQPLPLPQLSPQPSYSRTNLNDLKSQIAKRLGTERAQRYFIYLNGLLSQKMSKLEFNRLCLPTLGRENLPLHNQLIRLILENACRAKVPPPVNQEKGVQKRVVDVLKRTPQIDDGFNSLRAPITSLPSSSNGRHAKDYAGHLGPNGRAEIASYKFVAPYDEIVSRENGDFIPSGSRRLQHQQVGPAERQAKRPRLDNPSLHYQGSVNDKGLVEVATVDDLDRLDHLDSCRGSLRAPLGIPFCSVSTGGARSRPLSTAGASSGGFGSIYGRGELFHTEILKKRMEQITEAQGLGGVSMDCAKLLNNSLDAYLKLLIRSCVELVGARTGNGLTKRILG